The sequence CATGTCGATGCCGACCGGGTGTGCGCGTTCGAGGTGCGAGAGCCACGCGTCGAGAGTGGGAAAAGTGCTCATCGGATCAAATCTGAATCGGTACCGCCACTACGCCAAAAAACGAAGCGCGCCGCCTGACGCTGAAGCCAGGCGACGCGCGCGGTTCACACCTTCTGCGCTCAGGCCAGCGCGTCGGCCGGCTGGCGCTGCAGCAGCGCGAGCAATTGCGCGATCTCGTCGCGCATCTTGCGACGGTCGATGATCATGTCGATCGCGCCCGTCGTCAGCAGGAATTCGGCGCGCTGGAAGCCTTCCGGCAGCTTCTCGCGAACCGTCTGCTCGATCACGCGCGGGCCGGCGAAGCCGATCAGCGCCTTCGGCTCAGCGATCACGACGTCGCCGAGGAACGCGAAGCTTGCCGACACGCCGCCCATCGTCGGGTCGGTCAGCACCGAGATGAACGGCAGCTTCGCTTCGGCGAGCTTGGTCAGCATCGCGGTAGTCTTCGCCATCTGCATCAGCGACAGCAGGCTTTCCTGCATCCGCGCGCCGCCCGATGCGGTGAAGCAGATGAACGGCACGTGCTGCTCGAGCGCGTTTTGCGCGCCGCGCGCGAAGCGCTCGCCGACGACCGAGCCCATCGAGCCGCCCATGAACGAGAATTCGAAACAGGCCGCGACGACGGGCAGCGTGTGGATCGCACCGCCCATCACGACCATCGCGTCGGTCTCGCCCGTCTCGTCCATCGCTTCCTTCAGACGATCGGGATACTTGCGGCTGTCCTTGAACTTCAGCGTATCGACCGGCACGATTTCCTGGCCGATTTCATAGCGGCCTTCCGGATCGAGCAGCCCGTCGAGACGCTCGCGCGCGCCGATGCGCATGTGGTGATCGCACTTCGGGCACACGTGCAGGTTCGCGTCCACGTCGTTGCGATACAGCACGGCCTCGCAGGACGGGCACTTGACCCACAGGCCTTCCGGAATGCCCTTGCGGCTTTTCGGATCGGTCTGCTTGATCTTCGGCGGCAGCAGTTTGTCGAGCCAGCTCATCGTATGGTTTCCTGTTCCGTGGCGGGTCGGGCGACATGCGCCCGGGCCCGCTTTCATCTGTTATTTATGCGGCCGTCTTGCCCGCGCCGTCCAGCGCGGCGCGCAGCTCGGCGATGAATGCCTTCAGCTCGGCGGCTGCGCCTTCCGGCGCGGCGCTTTCGAGCAGCTGCACGAGGCGGCTGCCGATCACGACGGCGTCCGACACCTCGGCCACCGCGCGCGCCGTTTCGGCGTCGCGGATGCCGAAGCCGACGCCCACCGGAACCGGCACGCGCGACTTGATGGCCGGGATTTTACCCGCAATGCTCGAAACATCCAGATTTCCCGCGCCGGTCACGCCCTTGAGCGACACGTAGTACACGTAGCCGCTCGCGATCTTGCCGACGTCGGCGATGCGTTCGTCGGTCGACGTCGGCGCGAGCAGGAAGATCGGATCGATCTGCGCGGCGCGCATCTTTTCGGCGAACACGCCCGCCTCTTCCGGCGGATAGTCGACGACGAGCACGCCGTCGACGCCGGCCGCCTGCGCTTCGGCCGCGAACGCGTCGACGCCCATCCGCTCGATCGGGTTCGCATAGCCCATCAGCACGACGGGGGTTTGGGGGTCGGTTTCGCGAAAGCGCTTCACGTCGGCGAGCACGCTCTTCAGCGTGACGCCGCGCGCGAGTGCGCGTTCCGACGAGCGCTGGATCACGGGGCCGTCGGCCATCGGGTCCGAGAACGGCACGCCGAGTTCGATCACGTCCGCGCCGCCTTCGGCGAGCGCGTGCATGAATTCGACGGTCCTGGCGGGATCGGGGTCGCCGGCCGTGATGAACGGGATCAGGCCCTTTCGGCCTTGTTCGGCGAGCGCGGCAAAGGTCTGCTGGATACGGGACATGGCAATTTTCCTATGTCGATCCGGAGTTGGCGCTTTAGCGCTTACTCCGGTCCCATACAAAGTAAGAGTTCGGCGATGCGGCGGCGCGATTCACGCGCATGCCTGCGCGGCGAGCGCGCTCACGCGCTCGTGCGCGATCGCACAATAACTTTCGTTGATCTCGTAGCCGACGAAGTCGCGCCCCTGCCGTGCGCAGGCCACCGCGGTCGTGCCGCTGCCCATGAACGGATCGAGCACGCGGCCGCCCGGCGGGCAGCTTGCGAGCACCATCCGCTCGATGATTTCCAGCGGCTTCTGGGTCGGATGATCGACGCGCTCCGCGTGCTGCCGGTGCAGGCGCGAGACCGACCAGACGTCCTTCGGGTTGTAGCCCATCTCCAGCCACTTGCTGCCTTCGAACAGCTTGCGCGAGCGGGCCTTCTTCGTGTCGGCGTCGTACGGGATGCGGACCGGATCGAGATCGAAGTAATACGCTCTGGAAACCGCGAAAAAGCCGATGTTGTCGTGCACCGACGTGAAACGGCGCGTCGTGCCGCCCATGCTCGGCACGCGACGGTCCCAGATGATCTCGTTGACCATCGTGAGCTTCGTCTTCAGGAAACTGAAGATTTCCGGCGCGTACTGCCAGGTGCAGAAGATATACATCGACCCGCTCGGCTTGAGCTTCGGAATCGCGAGCTCGAGCCACGCGCGCGTCCACGCGAGAAAGTCGTCGCCCGAACGCTTGTCCGAGTCGTTGCCGTAGTCCTTGCCGAGCCCGTACGGCGGATCGGCGACGATCAGGTCGATCGACGCATCCGGCAGGTGCGCGGCATCGGTCAGGAAATCGCGGTTATGCAGTTCGATACCGGACGGCAGCGCGCGCAGCACGGCGGCGGCAGGCTGAATCGCCTCCGCCTCGCTCGCGGCACCACCGCCCGGTTCTTCGATCAGGTCACGCATCGGTCGGGGTCAGAGTTCGATGCCCGATCGCTCGGCGACCGTGTGCATGTCCTTGTCGCCGCGGCCCGACAGGTTGACGAGCAGGATCTTGTCCTTCGGCAACGTCGGCGCGAGCTTCACGCCATACGCGATCGCGTGGCTCGACTCGAGCGCGGGAATGATCCCCTCGATCCGGCAGCAATCGTGGAACGCCTTCAGCGCTTCCTCGTCGGTGATCGGCACGTACTGCGCGCGGCCGCTGTCCTTCAGCCAGGCGTGCTCGGGGCCGACGCCCGGATAGTCGAGGCCCGCCGACACCGAATGCGTCTCGATGATCTGGCCGTCGTCGTCCTGCAGCAGGTACGTGCGGTTGCCGTGCAGCACGCCCGGGCTACCGGCGATCAGCGACGCCGCGTGATGGCCCGTGTCGAGGCCGTCGCCGGCCGCTTCGACGCCGATCAACTGCACCGATTGGTCGTCGATGTACGGATAGAAGATGCCCATCGCATTCGAGCCGCCGCCGACGCAGGCGATCACCGCATCGGGCTGCCGGCCGGCGAGCTCGGGCATCTGCACCTTGCACTCGTCGCCGATCACGCGCTGGAAGTCGCGCACCATCATCGGGTACGGGTGCGGGCCCGCGACCGTGCCGATGATGTAGAACGTGTTCTCGATGTTCGTGACCCAGTCGCGCATCGCCTCGTTCAGCGCGTCCTTCAGCGTGCGCGAACCCGACTCGACCGGCACGACCGTCGCGCCGAGCAGCTTCATCCGGTAGACGTTCGCGGCCTGCCGGCGCACGTCTTCGGAACCCATGTAGACGATGCATTCCATCCCGAAGCGCGCGCAGATCGTCGCGGTCGCGACGCCGTGCTGGCCGGCGCCGGTCTCGGCAATCACGCGCTTCTTGCCCATCCGCTTCGCGAGCAGCGCCTGGCCGATCACGTTGTTGATCTTGTGCGCGCCGGTGTGGTTCAGATCTTCGCGCTTCAGGTAGATCTGCGCGCCGCCGAGCGTCTCGCTCCAGCGCTGCGCATGGTAGATCGGCGACGG comes from Burkholderia pyrrocinia and encodes:
- the accD gene encoding acetyl-CoA carboxylase, carboxyltransferase subunit beta, coding for MSWLDKLLPPKIKQTDPKSRKGIPEGLWVKCPSCEAVLYRNDVDANLHVCPKCDHHMRIGARERLDGLLDPEGRYEIGQEIVPVDTLKFKDSRKYPDRLKEAMDETGETDAMVVMGGAIHTLPVVAACFEFSFMGGSMGSVVGERFARGAQNALEQHVPFICFTASGGARMQESLLSLMQMAKTTAMLTKLAEAKLPFISVLTDPTMGGVSASFAFLGDVVIAEPKALIGFAGPRVIEQTVREKLPEGFQRAEFLLTTGAIDMIIDRRKMRDEIAQLLALLQRQPADALA
- the trpA gene encoding tryptophan synthase subunit alpha; translation: MSRIQQTFAALAEQGRKGLIPFITAGDPDPARTVEFMHALAEGGADVIELGVPFSDPMADGPVIQRSSERALARGVTLKSVLADVKRFRETDPQTPVVLMGYANPIERMGVDAFAAEAQAAGVDGVLVVDYPPEEAGVFAEKMRAAQIDPIFLLAPTSTDERIADVGKIASGYVYYVSLKGVTGAGNLDVSSIAGKIPAIKSRVPVPVGVGFGIRDAETARAVAEVSDAVVIGSRLVQLLESAAPEGAAAELKAFIAELRAALDGAGKTAA
- a CDS encoding DNA-methyltransferase; translation: MRDLIEEPGGGAASEAEAIQPAAAVLRALPSGIELHNRDFLTDAAHLPDASIDLIVADPPYGLGKDYGNDSDKRSGDDFLAWTRAWLELAIPKLKPSGSMYIFCTWQYAPEIFSFLKTKLTMVNEIIWDRRVPSMGGTTRRFTSVHDNIGFFAVSRAYYFDLDPVRIPYDADTKKARSRKLFEGSKWLEMGYNPKDVWSVSRLHRQHAERVDHPTQKPLEIIERMVLASCPPGGRVLDPFMGSGTTAVACARQGRDFVGYEINESYCAIAHERVSALAAQACA
- the trpB gene encoding tryptophan synthase subunit beta — protein: MYNLPDDRGHFGPYGGVFVAETLIHALDELRAAYEKFQNDPDFVAEYERELKHFVGRPSPIYHAQRWSETLGGAQIYLKREDLNHTGAHKINNVIGQALLAKRMGKKRVIAETGAGQHGVATATICARFGMECIVYMGSEDVRRQAANVYRMKLLGATVVPVESGSRTLKDALNEAMRDWVTNIENTFYIIGTVAGPHPYPMMVRDFQRVIGDECKVQMPELAGRQPDAVIACVGGGSNAMGIFYPYIDDQSVQLIGVEAAGDGLDTGHHAASLIAGSPGVLHGNRTYLLQDDDGQIIETHSVSAGLDYPGVGPEHAWLKDSGRAQYVPITDEEALKAFHDCCRIEGIIPALESSHAIAYGVKLAPTLPKDKILLVNLSGRGDKDMHTVAERSGIEL